The sequence below is a genomic window from Chondrinema litorale.
CTAACTGATGCCAGTTTACCTTAATGTCTAGTTGAAATTCTGAGTTTTTAGGAGCTTGGATTTTAGATTTAGCTCTTTCAAGTGGAGTTTTACTGTGGTCAAAAGCAAGTTTTGATAAAAACTCAGGAACTGGAGTTAATTGTCGTGTTTTTAAATTAATTAAAATCCAATTATTGGTTACACGTGCTATCTGTTTTTTTTTATTATAAATTTGAAAGTCACGATAAAAGTAATATTTATCACTTCCAGAAGGCCATGTTTCTACAGTAATATCGTCTCTGTGATCTGCTTCATCATTTATAAGAATATTCATTCGGGTTAAAACCCATGCGATATTCTGTTTTAAAAGCATAGATGTGGGAACACCAATCTCTTTCACATTTAGCCACGCTGCTTCTTGTAAAAAACCTGCTAAGGCCGGTATAGAAAGCTTTTGATTGGGATTTAAATGCGTATGATAAATCCTGTAGTTTTCTTTACTGGCTTTCATATAAAGTGCAGATTAATTAAAAAAGTTGTCTTACTTCATTTTTTATAAACTGAAGGTTATTGCTCACTAAATCGTTCTGAGAATCGAGAACATTTTGGAATATTTTTTTTGAAAGTTCTATCGAGGGCGCTTCTTTATTCAAATCTTTAGCAGATTCAT
It includes:
- a CDS encoding acyl-[acyl-carrier-protein] thioesterase gives rise to the protein MKASKENYRIYHTHLNPNQKLSIPALAGFLQEAAWLNVKEIGVPTSMLLKQNIAWVLTRMNILINDEADHRDDITVETWPSGSDKYYFYRDFQIYNKKKQIARVTNNWILINLKTRQLTPVPEFLSKLAFDHSKTPLERAKSKIQAPKNSEFQLDIKVNWHQLDINQHTNNTFYLQWILDTIPIEIHQSYSLKEVDIIFKAESLLNESLKAIAEKQEDETYFHQIKNEEGKELVRAKTVWTKKKSNS